Proteins encoded together in one Meles meles chromosome 7, mMelMel3.1 paternal haplotype, whole genome shotgun sequence window:
- the PA2G4 gene encoding proliferation-associated protein 2G4: MSGEDEQQEQTIAEDLVVTKYKMGGDIANRVLRSLVEASCSGVSVLSLCEKGDAMIMEETGKIFKKEKEMKKGIAFPTSISVNNCVCHFSPLKSDQDYILKEGDLVKIDLGVHVDGFIANVAHTFVVDVAQGTQVTGRKADVIKAAHLCAEAALRLVKPGNQNTQVTEAWNKVAHSFNCTPIEGMLSHQLKQHVIDGEKTIIQNPTDQQKKDHEKAEFEVHEVYAVDVLVSSGEGKAKDAGQRTTIYKRDPSKQYGLKMKTSRAFFSEVERRFDAMPFTLRAFEDEKKARMGVVECAKHELLQPFNVLYEKEGEFVAQFKFTVLLMPNGPMRITSGPFEPDLYKSEMEVQDAELKALLQSSASRKTQKKKKKKASKTAENATSGETLEENEAGD, encoded by the exons atGTCGGGCGAGGACGAGCAGCAGGAGCAAACTATCGCTGAGGACCTGGTCGTGACCAAGTATAAGATGGGGGGCGACATCGCCAACC GGGTACTTCGGTCTTTGGTGGAAGCATCCTGCTCAGGTGTGTCGGTACTGAGCCTGTGTGAGAAAGGTGATGCCATGATTATGGAAGAGACAGGgaaaattttcaagaaagaaaaagaaatgaaaaaag GTATTGCCTTTCCCACCAGCATTTCAGTAAATAACTGTGTATGTCACTTCTCCCCTTTGAAGAGCGACCAGGACTATATTCTCAAGGAAGGTGACTTGGTAAAAAT TGACCTTGGGGTTCATGTGGATGGCTTCATTGCTAATGTGGCTCACACTTTTGTGGTTGACGTAGCTCAG GGGACCCAAGTAACAGGGCGGAAAGCAGATGTCATTAAGGCGGCTCACCTTTGTGCTGAAGCTGCCCTGCGCCTGGTCAAACCTGGAAACCAG AACACACAAGTGACAGAAGCCTGGAACAAGGTTGCCCACTCGTTTAATTGCACACCAATAGAAG GTATGTTGTCTCATCAGTTGAAGCAGCATGTCATCGATGGAGAGAAAACAATTATCCAGAATCCCACAGACCAGCAGAA gaaGGACCATGAAAAAGCTGAATTTGAGGTACATGAAGTATATGCCGTGGATGTTCTTGTCAGCTCAGGAGAGGGCAAG GCCAAGGATGCGGGACAGAGAACCACCATTTACAAACGAGACCCTTCTAAACAGTATGGCCTGAAAATGAAAACTtcacgtgccttcttcagtgagGTTGAAAGGCGTTTTGATGCCATGCCATTTACTTTAAG AGCATTTGAAGACGAGAAGAAGGCCCGGATGGGTGTGGTGGAGTGCGCCAAACATGAACTGCTGCAGCCATTTAATGTTCTCTATGAGAAGGAGG GTGAATTTGTTGCCCAGTTTAAATTTACAGTCCTGCTCATGCCCAATGGCCCCATGCGGATAACCAGTGGTCCCTTTGAACCTGACCTCTACAAGTCTGAGATGGAGGTCCAGGATGCAGAGCTAAAG GCCCTCCTCCAGAGTTCTGCAAGTCGGAaaacccagaaaaagaaaaaaaagaag GCCTCCAAGACTGCAGAGAATGCCACCAGTGGGGAAACATTAGAAGAGAATGAAGCTGGGGACTGA